The Amycolatopsis sp. DG1A-15b genome contains the following window.
CCACCGGTCGCTGGTGGAACGCGCCACCGACGCCATCTGGGTCCTCGACCGCGACCTGCGGTTCGCCGAGATCAACCCCGCGGCCTGCGCCCTGCTCGGCTACCACCGCGACCAGCTGATCGGCACGCCGATCGCCGACCTGCTCGATGACGACGGGAGCCGCCGGTGGCGGCAGCTGCTCGCCGAGCCCGGTACGGCGCTGGAAAGCGGCGAAGTGCACCACGTCCGCCGGGCCGACGGCGCCCAGGTGGCCCTGGAGCTGAGCATCCAGGTCACCCCGTCCGGGATGCAGGCGATCGGCCGGGACGTCACCGAGCGGCGCCGCCGCGAGGCGGAGCGGGAGCTGCTGCTGCGGCGGGAACACGAGATCGCCGAGACCCTGCAGCGGAGTCTGCTGCCCCGCGAGCTGCCGGCGCTGCCGCGGGTGGCCGCCGCGGCGCGCTACCTCCCCGCCGCGGTCCACGCGCAGACGGGCGGAGACTGGTACGAGCTGGTCGCGGTCGGGGAGACCACCGTCGCCCTGTCGGTCGGTGACGTCGTGGGCAAGGGCCCGCAGGCAGCGGCGGTGATGGGCCAGCTGCGCAGCGCGCTGGCCGGCAGCCTGCTCGACGGGCACGGCCCGGCGGCGGCCCTGGAACGCCTGGACGCGTTCGCCGCGCGCACCGACGGAGCCTCCGGCACGACCTGCGCGTGTCTCACGCTCGACTGGGAGACCGGCGAGCTGCGCTGGGCCGTGGCCGGGCACCCGCCACCCACCGTCGTCGAGGCCGCCGCCGCCCGGTTGCTCCCCGGCGGCGGCAGCGTGCTCGGCGGCCCGGAGCGGTCGCGATACGCGGAGCAGACGACGACGCTCAGCCCGGGCACTTCGGTGCTGCTCTACACCGACGGCCTGGTCGAACGGCGCGACGAGCGGATCGACGAGGGGCTGCAGCGCCTGTGCGCGACAGCGGCGGCGCTCGCCGCCGCGGCGCCGGAGCAGCTGGTCGCGGCGATCACCGGGACCCTGCTCGACGACGGGCAGGAAGACGACGTCGCCCTGCTCGCCATCCGGCTGCTGCCACCGCCGCTGCACCGGCGCGCGACCGCCGAACCGACGGCACTGCAGCGGCTGCGCGCCGACGCCGCGCGGTGGTCGGCGGAGACCGGGCTGCCCGCCGAACTGCACCAGGACCTGAGCCTCGCCCTCGGCGAAGCCGTGGCGAACTCCGTCGAGCACGCTTCGGCGAACGCGGTCACGTACTCGGTGACGCGGACCGCGGACGGCCGTCTCGACGTCGAGGTGCGCGACGACGGGACGTGGCGGCCCGAACCGGCCGAAAACAGCCACCGGGGCCGCGGCATCGCCATCATCACGGCGTTGTCCGAAGAGATCGCGATCGACCACGACGACCTCGGCACCACGGTCCGGTTCCGGATGGGCGCCGAGCCGGGCACCCCGTCCGAGGCCGTCGCGCCGGTGTCCGAGGTCATGGCCTCGGCGAACGTGACCGTCCACGACACGGTCCCGGACGTGCTGATCCTGAAGGTGACCGGCGACCTCGACCTGGCGACGATCGACGAGGTGCGCCCGGCGATGCTGCACCACGTCGGAGCCGCCGCGTCCCGGAAGGTGGTCGTGGACCTCACCGGGCTGCGGTACTTGAGCAGTTGCGGCGTCGCCCTGCTCCTGGACACCGCGGCGCTGACCCGGCGGCGCGGTGCGGTGCTCACGGTCCGGGCGGTCGCCGGTTCCGCTCCGCTGCGGATCCTGGAACTGGCCGGCTTGGCCGGCACGGCAACGGAAGCGCTGACTGTGGAAACTGCTTCGTGAAGGCATCGGCTCAGCGTTGCCGCCGCAGCCGACGCTGACGGCGAGGTTCTCCCGAAAGGTGTACTGGCAGAGCACCCTTCGCCCGGCTGAGCCGACTTAGGGTGACGGAGTGGACAATCGCCAGGAAATCCGCGAGTTCCTCTCCTCGCGGCGGGCCAAGATCACCCCCGAGCAAGCCGGGCTCCCCGCGGGGAGCAAGCGGCGGGTGCCGGGCCTGCGGCGCAGCGAGGTCGCCATGCTGGCCGATGTCAGCGTCGAGTACTACGCCAAGCTCGAACGCGGGAACCTCGCCGGTGTCTCGCCGTCCGTGCTCGACGCGGTCGCGCGGGCGCTGCACCTCGACGATGCCGAGCGGGCCCACCTGCTCGCTTTGGCCCGCACCGCCGATGGCACGAGCGCGATCCTGCGACGCCGGCCGAACAGCAAGCAGTGGACCCCGCGCCGCAGCCTGCAATGGGTCCTCGACGCGGTGACCGACGGACCCGCGTTCGTCCGCAACGGACGGATGGACCTGCTGGCCGCGAACCGGCTCGCGCGAGCGTTCTACTCCGAGGTCTACGCGAGCCCGCAGCAGCCGCCGAACATCGCCCGGTTCCAGTTCCTCGACCCCGCTTCCCGCCGGTTCTACCCGGACTGGGGCTTCTTCGCCGACGTCTGCGTCGAAATCCTGCACATCGAAGCCGGCCGCAATCCGCACGACAAGGGGCTGCACGACCTGGTCGGGGAACTGTCGACCCGCAGCGAGGAATTCCGCACGCGATGGGGCGCCCACAACGTCCGCCACCACGGCAGCGGATCGAAGACCTTCCACCACCCGGTCGTCGGCACGCTCACCCTCGCCTACGAAGGCCTCGAACTGGCCGCCGAGCCGGGGCTGACCCTCACCATCTACACCGCCGAACCCGGCTCGCCGTCGGATGAGGCGCTGCGGTTGCTGTCCTCCTGGGCGGCGACGCAAGAAGCCGAGGACTCCCCTGTGGACAGTCAGTAGCGCCACCACCCCACGGTGGGGTGTACCGCCGGTACACCTCTCGCCAGTGACTCGCTGCGCGCCCGAAAAGGCGGTTGTCTGGTATTCGCGAGCCGACCGGCCCGCGACCGCCACCGCAAAGGAGCCACCATGCGCGGAGCCGTCATCCACGCTCCCGGCGACGTCCGCTTCGAGCAGCTCGACGACCCGAAGATCCAGCAGCCGACCGACGCGATCATCCGCACCGTCGTCACCTGCGTGTGCGGCTCGGACCTGTGGCCCTACCGCGGCGTCGAACCGATCGGCGACCCGCACCCGATGGGCCACGAATACGTCGGCATCGTCGAAGAGGTCGGCAGCGAGGTCACGTCGGTCAAGCCCGGCCAGTTCGTGGTCGGCTCCTTCGCCACCTCCGACAACAGCTGCGCGAACTGCCGCAACGGCTGGCAGTCCGCCTGCCTGCACCGCGAATTCATGAGCACCTGCCAGGCCGACCACGTCCGCATCCCCAACGCCCAGGGCACCCTCGTCGCCACCCCCGAGCACCCGGACCAGAAGTTCCTGCCCGGCCTGCTCGCCGTCTCCGACGTCCTGGGCACCGGCTGGTACGCCGCCCTCGCCGCCGAGGTCAAGCCCGGCTCGACCGCCGTCGTGGTCGGTGACGGCGCGGTCGGGCTCTGCGGCGTCATCGCCGCCAAAGAACTCGGCGCCGGGCGCATCATCGCCATGAGCCGCCACGAATCCCGGCAAAAGCTCGCCACCCGGTTCGGCGCGACCGACATCGTCACCGAACGCGGCGACGACGGCGTCACCGCCATCAAGGACCTCACCGGCGGCATCGGCGCCGACGCCGTCCTCGAGTGCGTCGGCACCGCCGAATCCATGAAGCAGGCCCTGCACGCGACACGGCCCGGCGGCAACGTCGGATTCGTCGGCGTCCCGCACGACGTGCAGATCGCGGGCGAAGAGCTGTTCTTCTCCCACGTCGGCCTGCGCGGCGGCCCGGCGCCCGTGCGCCGCTTCCTGCCCGGCCTGATCGACCGGGTCCTCTCCGGCCGCATCGACCCGGGTCCGGTCTTCGACCTGACGCTGCCCCTGGACCAGGTCGCCGAAGGCTACCGGGCCATGGACGAGCGGCGCGCCATCAAGGCCCTGCTCACCCCCTGACCGAAGACGGAGCACGCCCGGGTCCGGGCCGCAGCGACGGCGGTGCGGCCCGGCCCGGCGACGGCTTCCCCCGCGAAAGAGAGATTCCATGCACACCGGGACCACTCCCGGCAAGCTTCCCGCCGTCGTGTGGGTGCTCGCCGCCGGCACGTTCCTGATGGGGACCACCGAGTTCGTCATCGCCGGCCTCCTGCCGGAAATCGCCGGAGACCTCGGCGTCGGCGTCTCGCGGGCCGGTCTGCTGATCACCGCCTTCGCCACCGGCATGATCATCGGCTCCCCTGCCATGGCCCTGGCCACCCTGCGGCTGCCGCGGCGCCACACCCTGGTCCTGGCGCTCGCGGTGTTCAGCCTCGGCCACGTCGTCGCGGCCCTCAGTGGCTCCTTCGCGGTCGTCCTCGCCGCCCGCGTCGTCACCGCGCTGGCGACCGGGGCGTTCTGGGCCGTCGGGTTCGTCGTCGCCACCGCCGCGGCCGGCCCGAACTCCACCCGGGCCATCGGCGTCATGATGGGCGGCCTGACCCTGGCCAACGTCATCGGCGTGCCGATCGGCTCCTTCGCCGGCCAGCTCACCGGGTGGCGCGGGCCGTTCTGGGCCCTGGCCGCGCTCTCCGCGCTCGCCGCCGCGGTCATCGGGCGGTTCATCCCCACCCGTGCACAGCACACCGAAGTGTCCGTCCGGGCCGAACTGGGGGCCCTGCGCCAGAGCCGGCTGTGGCTGGCGCTCGCCGCGGCGATGCTGATCATGGGCGGGGTCCTGGCCACCTACAGCTACCTGACCCCGTTGCTGACCGGGCGCGCCGGCATCCCGGCGGCCGTCGTCCCGCTGGCCCTCGTCGCGTTCGGCGCCGGCGCCCTCGGCGGAACCACCGCCGGCGGCCGCCTCGGCGACCGCCGCCCCATGGCCACCACCATCACCGCGGCCGGGGCCACCGCCGTGGTCCTGCTCCTGCTGATCCCGCTGTCCGCCAGTCCCGCCGCGGCCGTGGTCCTGGTCTTCCTGATGCCGCTGACCGGGTTCACCGTCAACCCCGTCGTCACCGCGCTCGCCGTCCGCTTCGCCGGCGGCGCGCCGACGCTGACCTCGGCGCTGAGCACCTCGGCGTTCAACACCGGCATCGCCGCGGGGACCGCCATCGCGGCCACCGCGCTGGACTCGCCCCTCGGGCTGGTCGGCCCACCCCTGGTCGGGGCGGTCGGCGCCGCCCTGACGCTGCTGCCCCTCGCCGCCCTCGCGACCGGTGCCCGGCGCGCGAAACGGCGGGAAGCCGACCATGAGGACGAGCAGGTGGCCGCGCTGTGCTGAGAGAGCCGACCGGCCAGTTTACGAGTGATCCACCGGCTCTGCGAGGTACTGCTGGTACACCTCTCGCCAGGGACTCCCACTTCGCGCCGGCACTTGGTTCGGTCGGCTCCATGCCCCCCGAAGATCCTCACACACCCGGCCGGCCCGAGGCGGACCCGCCGGCGGCCCACTCCCGGCGGACGTTCATCGCGGCGTCGGCGGTGGGGGGTGCCGTCGCCGTCGCCGGGCCGTCGCTGCTGGGCACCGAGCCCGCCGCGGCCGCCGCCGACGCGCCGAGCAGCCCGGTTTCCCTGACCGTCAACGGAACCCGGCACACCGTCACCGTCGACAACCGGACCTCGCTGCTGGACCTGCTGCGCGAGCACTTCGGGCTGACCGGCACGAAGAAGGGCTGCGACGCCGGTGCCTGCGGCGCGTGCACCGTCCTCGTCGACGGCCGGCGCGTCAACGGGTGCCTGACCTTGGCGGTCCGGCTCGACGGCGCGCAGGTGACCACCATCGAAGGGCTGGCGCCTCACGAAGACGGGCCGTTGCACCCGCTGCAGCAGGCGTTCATCGACCAGGACGGCTTCCAGTGCGGGTACTGCACCCCCGGCCAGATCATGTCCGGCGTCGGCTGCCTCGAGGAAGGCCACACCGGGTCGCCGGAAGAGATCCGGGAGTGGATGAGCGGCAACATCTGCCGCTGCGGCTGTTACGTCAAGATCGTCAAAGCCATCCAGCAGGCGGGGAGCTGACCCGATGGAACCCTTCGCCTACACCGAAGTGCGCGATGTCCGGGCGGCCGTCGCGGCCGGTCGGCGCGGTGGTCGCTTCATCGCCGGCGGCACGACGCTGGTCGACCTGATGCGCGAGACCGTGGAACGCCCCGGCACGCTGGTCGACATCGGCGCGCTGCCGCTCACCGCCATCTCCCCTGCCCCCGGCGGTGGCGTGCGGATCGGCGCGCTGGTGCGGATGGCCGACGCCGCCGCGGATCCGCGGGTGCGCGCCGCCTTTCCGGTGGTCTCGCAGGCGCTGGAGCTGAGCGCGTCCCCGCAGCTGCGCAACATGGCCACCATCGGCGGCAACATCATGCAGCGGACCCGCTGCCCCTACTTCCGGGACGTGACCGCCCGCTGCAACAAGCGCGCGCCCGGTTCGGGATGTGCCGCCCTCGACGGCTACAACCGGAGCCACGCGATCCTCGGCGGCTCCGAAGCGTGCGTCGCGACGCACCCCTCCGATGTCGCGGTCGCGTTCGCCGCTCTGGAGGCCAGAGTGCACCTGCAGGGACCGGACGGCGACCGCAGCGTTTCCTTCGCCGACTTCCTCCTGCGGCCGGGCAGCACTCCGGACCGGGAACAGGCCCTGCGGCCCGGTGAGCTGATCACCGCCGTCGAGCTCCCGGCACTCCCGGGCCCGCCGCGGTCGGGGTACCTCAAGGTGCGCGACCGGCAGAGCTACGAGTTCGCCCTGACCTCGGCCGCGGTCGCCCTGTCGATCCGGGACGGGGTCATCCGCGCGGCGAAGGTCGCCGCCGGCGGCGTCGGCACCGTTCCGTGGAAGCTCACCGCCGTCGAACGGCACCTGCTCGGCAAGCGGCCGTCGGACTCGCTGTGGGCCGAGGCCGCGCAGCGAGCGGCGGACGGCGCCCGTCCGTTGCGGCACAACGGTTTCAAGGTCGAGTTGCTCAAGCGCACGGTCGAACGCCAGCTGCGCGTCGTGGGAGGCACCCGATGACACAGCCCCGCATCGCCGTCGGCACCCCGCAGTCCCGGGTGGACGGACGGCTCAAGGTGACCGGGCGCGCGCTCTACGCCGCCGACCACCCGGCCGACGGCGTCCTCTACGCCGCCGTCGTCGACAGCAGCATCGGACGCGGCCGCATCACCGGCGTCGACGACCGCGCCGCCCGCGCCCACCCCGGCGTTCAGCGAGTCATCAGCCACCTCAACGCTCCTCGGCTGCCCTATCTGGACAATCCGGGCTCGAACAACCCGGCGCCGAACTCGCGGCTGCGGGGCTTCCAGGACGACCGGGTCCGGTTCTTCGGCCAGCCGGTCGCCGTCGTGGTCGCCACCAGCCACGAAGCCGCCCAGCAGGGCGCCCGCCTGGTGAAGGTCACCTACGCCGCCGAGCAGCCGCGCACCGACCTGGCCACCGCGCCCGCCGACCCGCCGTCGACCTACTCGCGCGGCGACGCCGAAACCGCGCTGAACACGGCGCCGGTCCGGCTGGACCTGGCCTACCGGACCGCCCGCAACCACCACAACCCCATGGAGCCGCACGCCACCATCGCCCAGTGGAACGGCGACCGGCTCACCGTGTGGGACAAGACCCAGTGGGTGGTGGGCGGCACGCAACAGGAACTCGCCGCCGTGTTCGGCATCCCCCAGACGTCGGTCCGGGTGATTTCGCCCTTCGTCGGCGGCGCCTTCGGCAGCGGTCTGCGGGCCTGGCCGCATACCACCATCGCCGCTTTGGCCGCTCGCGAAACGGGCCGCCCGGTCAAGCTCGTCCTCTCGCGCCGGCAGCTGTACTTCGGCACCGGCTTCCGGCCCGCGTACTCCTACCGGCTTCGGCTGGGCAGCGACCGCATCGGGCGGCTGGCCGCGATGACGCACGAGATCCGCGGCGAGACGTCCAGCTACGAGACGTTCACCGAAGCGATGCTGGCGCCGGGCCGGATGCTGTACTCCACGCCGAACGTCCGCCAGGCGTACGCGACCGTTCCGCTGGACGTCAACACCCCGATCTGGATGCGCGGCCCCGGCTACGCCTCCGCCGCCCTGGTCATCGAATCCGCGATGGACGAACTCGCGCACCGGCTCGGCATCGACCCCATCGAACTGCGCAAGCGCAACGAGCCGGCGGCCGATGAATCCACCGGGCAGCCGTTCTCCACCCGCCGGCTGCGCGAGTGCTACGACGTCGGCGCCCGGGAGTTCGGCTGGCCACGCCGCAACCCGGAGCCGCGCTCGACCCGCGACGGCGACTGGCTGATCGGCACCGGCATGGCCGCCGCGGTCTACGACACCGCCCGTGCCCCCGCCCAGGCCCACGTCCGCCTCGCCGCCGACGGCACCGCCGTCGTCCAGTCCGCGACCAGCGACATGGGCCCCGGCACCTACACCTCCATGCCCCAGGTCGCCGCCGACGCGCTCGGCCTGACCATGGACACCGTGGACTTCCGGCTCGGCGACTCCCTCATGCCGCCGACCCCGCCCCACGGCGGCTCGATGACCATGGCCAGCGTCGGCTCCGCCGTCCAGGACGGCTGCGACAAGGTCCGCCGGCAGGCGATCACCCTGGCCGTCAACGACCCGCGTTCTCCTCTGCGCGGCGTCGATCCCGGCGACGTGATCGTCCGAAAAGGACGAATGTCGGTGAAGAACGACCCCACGCGCGGGGAGACCTACCGGCAGCTGCTGGCCCGCAACGGTCGCGACCACCTCGAGGCCATCGGGTCCTGGGCCCCGCCGGAGCACGACCGGTTCTCGATGTACGGCTACGGCGCCGTGTTCGCCGAAGTCGCCGTCGACGCCCGCCTCGGCCTGATCCGCCTCCGCCGCATGCTCGGCGTCTACGACGCGGGCCGGATCGTCAACCCGAAGCTCGCCGACAGCCAGGCCCTCGGCGGCATGGTCGGGGGCATCGGCGCGGCCCTGCTGGAGCACACCGTCACCGACCCGCGCGACGGCCGCATCGTCAACGCCGACCTCGCCGGCTACCTCGTCCCCGTCAACGCCGACATCCACGACCTGCGCGCCATCTACCTCGACGGCGAAGACCGCGAAGCCGACCCTCTCGGCGTCAAAGGCCTGGCCGAACTGGTGCTGGTCGGAGTGGCCCCGGCGATCGCCAACGCCGTCTTCCACGCCACCGGCCGGCGCGTCCGCGACTTCCCCATCACCGCCGAGGCGATGCTGTGAGCGTCGTGACGGCCAGGGCGCCGAGAGTCCCGCTCAGGGGTGCCAGGTTCCGATGCCGTCGAGAAGCCGGTCGATGAGCCCGTCAGGGACCACCTCACGCTGCATCGCCGTGCGGTAGACGATCGGTCCGACCAGCATCGACACCAGATCCGCCGGCTCCGCGTCCGACTCCAGCTCCGCTCCGCCGACGGCCGACCGGACCGCCGCGTGGATCCGCTCCTGGATCGTCCTGGTCGACTCGTCACGCCGGCGTGCCATCTCCGCGTCCCAGAGCGCCGACTGCATCATGGCGAGCGACAGACCGGCCACGGCCGGGGGCATCAGCTCGTCGGCCAGCTGCCGGAGCTGCCGGTGCAGCCACGGCCGGACCGGCTTTCCGGGGTCCTTGAACAACGGCAGATCGGCGCCCTCCATCACGTCGAGCAAGAGCTGCTCGGACCGCGGCCAGTGCCGGTAGACGGTGGCCCGGCCCACGCCGGCCTCCTGGGAGACGCGCTGGTGCGTGACCGCGCCGGGCCCCTCGCTCGCCAGCAACTCTCGGGCGGCGACGAGGATCGCCTCCCGGGAACGCGCCGCGCGCGGGTCCGTCGAGTAACTCACGGTCACAGCATACGAGCCGGCCTTCCGAGACACGTTGACTCATAGATCACGTCGTGGCACAGTCGAACTTGTGAGACACCTTGTCTCACATTTCCGGCCGAGGAGCAGACTGTGCCCGATTCCCCGCACCCCACCGCGTTGATCACCGGCCGCCGGGCGGCCCGCTGCCCCTTCGAACCCGCCGCCGAGCTGACCGCGCTGCGCGAGCAACCCGAGTGGCCCGTCATCCCCCGCCACCACCCGTTCTTCGGGCAGTTCGACGCCCGCGCCGTCGCCCGCTACGACGACGTTCGCGCCGTGTTCGCGCACGAACACATCGGCGCCGACATGAACGCCGACGCCGACGCGCCGCGCACCTTGTTCAACCAGCCCGGGTTCCTGCTCGGCTACGACGGACCCGGACACCTGCGGCTGCGGCGGATGCTGGCGGGCGCTTTCACCGTCCGCCGGCTCCAGGAAATGCGGCCTCGGATCGAGAAGATCGTCGCCGAGCACCTGGACGCGATGCAGGAGTCGGGTCCGGTGGCGGATCTCGTGCAGGCGTACGCGCTGCCCATCCCCTCACTCGTGATCTGCGAACTGCTCGGCGTCCCCTACGCCGACCGCGCCGACTTCCAGCACCGCAGCGCGGTTCTGCTCGACGCCACCCGTACCCAGCAGGAACAGTTCGCCAACTACGCCGCCATGCACGCCTACATGGCCGAGCTCGTCGCCCGGTTGCGCGCCGAGCCCGGCACCGGGGTGCTCGGCGAGGTGATCGGCAAGCACGGCGACGAGATCACCGACGAGGAACTGGTCGGCTTCGGCAACCTGCTCCTCATCGCCGGGCACGAAACGACGTCGACCATGATCGCGCTCGGCGCGCTGGCCCTGCTGCAGAATCCCGGACAACTGGCCGCTGTCCGCGACGACGAAGACGTGGCGACCAGTTCGATCGAGGAACTGCTGCGTCACCTTTCCCCCGTCACCTACCTCGACCGGCGCGCCACGGCGGACGTGGACGTCAACGGTCACCGGATCGCCACCGGCGAGTGGCTGTCGCTGTCGGTCCTGGCCGCCAATCACGATCCCGCACTGGTCGGCGGGAACGCCGGGCTCGACGTGCACCGCAAACCCGTGCCCCACCTGGCCTTCGGCTTCGGCGCCCACCAGTGCCTCGGCCAGCAGCTGGCCCGCATCGAACTGAAGGCGGCACTGCCCGCGCTGCTGCGCCGGTTCCCGGAGCTGCGCCTGGCCGTGCCGTCCGAACGGATCGAGTTCCGGACCTTCTCCCCGATCCACGGCGTCACTTCACTGCCGGTGACCTGGTGACAGTGACCGCGGCAGGCCGAACGCCGGGAGCACCCCGTTCTCGAACCTCGTCATGGCGGAGATCCGGCGGCCGGCCAGCGTGAGCACGTACAGGCCCGTGCCGTGGCTGGTGCCCGACGGACCGCGCAGGTACGTGCCGAACGCCGGCTGGCCGTTGGCGCGCGTCGGGACCAGGTCGAAGCGGCGGCCGGCGCCGAACAGGCCGGCGCACAACCGGACCACCACGTCGCGGCCCTCGTACTCGAGCGGCAGCGGCGGCATCGACACGAACACGTCGTCGGTCAGCAGGGCCACCAGCGCCTCGATGTCGGCGGTTTCCCACGCCCGCACGAACTCCGCCACGATCGCGTGCTCGGCGGGTGAACCCGGCGCGGGCGCCGGTTCGCCCGGCGGGCGGCGCCGCAGCCCCGCCCGGGCGCGCTTGAGGGCGCTCTTGACCCCATCGGCCGTGGTGTCCAGCATCGCGGCCACCTCGGCCGCCGGGAAGCCGAGGACGTCGCACAGCACCAGCACGGCCAGCTGGCGCGGCGGCAGCACCTGGAGCGCGGTCACGAACGCCAGCGACACGGATTCGCTCTGCTCGTAGCGCGCCTCCGGGCCCAGCGGCGCGGCGAAGGCCCCTTCGAGGAGCGCGTCGGGAAAAGGCTCGAGCCAGACGACTTCCCCGAGCCGCGTCG
Protein-coding sequences here:
- a CDS encoding SpoIIE family protein phosphatase; translation: MGRETQHHQPSAQPGQRDVLDGLPVTVWEADARSGAYSFVSAGARTLLGRSPATWLGDPAFAPSVVHPEDLAHFRQARGKAWRQEGDYEIAYRALTPDGTAVWLEEHARVGSDGVVRGVWLDAAGRRSEAERQRFLAGFERGLQELDDAEQVMEYAARRLGEHLGADRCAYAEAEEDQDHFLMSGDHHTGLPPLPGRFAMSEFGDGCVRAMRAGESWVVGDCFHDERLEPADLHAYRVTGIRAVICVPLLRGGRFVAAMAVHQATVRPWTDAEVDLVELIVARCWESIQRTHTGRALRDSEQRHRSLVERATDAIWVLDRDLRFAEINPAACALLGYHRDQLIGTPIADLLDDDGSRRWRQLLAEPGTALESGEVHHVRRADGAQVALELSIQVTPSGMQAIGRDVTERRRREAERELLLRREHEIAETLQRSLLPRELPALPRVAAAARYLPAAVHAQTGGDWYELVAVGETTVALSVGDVVGKGPQAAAVMGQLRSALAGSLLDGHGPAAALERLDAFAARTDGASGTTCACLTLDWETGELRWAVAGHPPPTVVEAAAARLLPGGGSVLGGPERSRYAEQTTTLSPGTSVLLYTDGLVERRDERIDEGLQRLCATAAALAAAAPEQLVAAITGTLLDDGQEDDVALLAIRLLPPPLHRRATAEPTALQRLRADAARWSAETGLPAELHQDLSLALGEAVANSVEHASANAVTYSVTRTADGRLDVEVRDDGTWRPEPAENSHRGRGIAIITALSEEIAIDHDDLGTTVRFRMGAEPGTPSEAVAPVSEVMASANVTVHDTVPDVLILKVTGDLDLATIDEVRPAMLHHVGAAASRKVVVDLTGLRYLSSCGVALLLDTAALTRRRGAVLTVRAVAGSAPLRILELAGLAGTATEALTVETAS
- a CDS encoding helix-turn-helix transcriptional regulator — translated: MDNRQEIREFLSSRRAKITPEQAGLPAGSKRRVPGLRRSEVAMLADVSVEYYAKLERGNLAGVSPSVLDAVARALHLDDAERAHLLALARTADGTSAILRRRPNSKQWTPRRSLQWVLDAVTDGPAFVRNGRMDLLAANRLARAFYSEVYASPQQPPNIARFQFLDPASRRFYPDWGFFADVCVEILHIEAGRNPHDKGLHDLVGELSTRSEEFRTRWGAHNVRHHGSGSKTFHHPVVGTLTLAYEGLELAAEPGLTLTIYTAEPGSPSDEALRLLSSWAATQEAEDSPVDSQ
- a CDS encoding zinc-dependent alcohol dehydrogenase family protein; protein product: MRGAVIHAPGDVRFEQLDDPKIQQPTDAIIRTVVTCVCGSDLWPYRGVEPIGDPHPMGHEYVGIVEEVGSEVTSVKPGQFVVGSFATSDNSCANCRNGWQSACLHREFMSTCQADHVRIPNAQGTLVATPEHPDQKFLPGLLAVSDVLGTGWYAALAAEVKPGSTAVVVGDGAVGLCGVIAAKELGAGRIIAMSRHESRQKLATRFGATDIVTERGDDGVTAIKDLTGGIGADAVLECVGTAESMKQALHATRPGGNVGFVGVPHDVQIAGEELFFSHVGLRGGPAPVRRFLPGLIDRVLSGRIDPGPVFDLTLPLDQVAEGYRAMDERRAIKALLTP
- a CDS encoding MFS transporter, translating into MHTGTTPGKLPAVVWVLAAGTFLMGTTEFVIAGLLPEIAGDLGVGVSRAGLLITAFATGMIIGSPAMALATLRLPRRHTLVLALAVFSLGHVVAALSGSFAVVLAARVVTALATGAFWAVGFVVATAAAGPNSTRAIGVMMGGLTLANVIGVPIGSFAGQLTGWRGPFWALAALSALAAAVIGRFIPTRAQHTEVSVRAELGALRQSRLWLALAAAMLIMGGVLATYSYLTPLLTGRAGIPAAVVPLALVAFGAGALGGTTAGGRLGDRRPMATTITAAGATAVVLLLLIPLSASPAAAVVLVFLMPLTGFTVNPVVTALAVRFAGGAPTLTSALSTSAFNTGIAAGTAIAATALDSPLGLVGPPLVGAVGAALTLLPLAALATGARRAKRREADHEDEQVAALC
- a CDS encoding (2Fe-2S)-binding protein is translated as MPPEDPHTPGRPEADPPAAHSRRTFIAASAVGGAVAVAGPSLLGTEPAAAAADAPSSPVSLTVNGTRHTVTVDNRTSLLDLLREHFGLTGTKKGCDAGACGACTVLVDGRRVNGCLTLAVRLDGAQVTTIEGLAPHEDGPLHPLQQAFIDQDGFQCGYCTPGQIMSGVGCLEEGHTGSPEEIREWMSGNICRCGCYVKIVKAIQQAGS
- a CDS encoding xanthine dehydrogenase family protein subunit M, whose product is MEPFAYTEVRDVRAAVAAGRRGGRFIAGGTTLVDLMRETVERPGTLVDIGALPLTAISPAPGGGVRIGALVRMADAAADPRVRAAFPVVSQALELSASPQLRNMATIGGNIMQRTRCPYFRDVTARCNKRAPGSGCAALDGYNRSHAILGGSEACVATHPSDVAVAFAALEARVHLQGPDGDRSVSFADFLLRPGSTPDREQALRPGELITAVELPALPGPPRSGYLKVRDRQSYEFALTSAAVALSIRDGVIRAAKVAAGGVGTVPWKLTAVERHLLGKRPSDSLWAEAAQRAADGARPLRHNGFKVELLKRTVERQLRVVGGTR
- a CDS encoding xanthine dehydrogenase family protein molybdopterin-binding subunit, with the protein product MTQPRIAVGTPQSRVDGRLKVTGRALYAADHPADGVLYAAVVDSSIGRGRITGVDDRAARAHPGVQRVISHLNAPRLPYLDNPGSNNPAPNSRLRGFQDDRVRFFGQPVAVVVATSHEAAQQGARLVKVTYAAEQPRTDLATAPADPPSTYSRGDAETALNTAPVRLDLAYRTARNHHNPMEPHATIAQWNGDRLTVWDKTQWVVGGTQQELAAVFGIPQTSVRVISPFVGGAFGSGLRAWPHTTIAALAARETGRPVKLVLSRRQLYFGTGFRPAYSYRLRLGSDRIGRLAAMTHEIRGETSSYETFTEAMLAPGRMLYSTPNVRQAYATVPLDVNTPIWMRGPGYASAALVIESAMDELAHRLGIDPIELRKRNEPAADESTGQPFSTRRLRECYDVGAREFGWPRRNPEPRSTRDGDWLIGTGMAAAVYDTARAPAQAHVRLAADGTAVVQSATSDMGPGTYTSMPQVAADALGLTMDTVDFRLGDSLMPPTPPHGGSMTMASVGSAVQDGCDKVRRQAITLAVNDPRSPLRGVDPGDVIVRKGRMSVKNDPTRGETYRQLLARNGRDHLEAIGSWAPPEHDRFSMYGYGAVFAEVAVDARLGLIRLRRMLGVYDAGRIVNPKLADSQALGGMVGGIGAALLEHTVTDPRDGRIVNADLAGYLVPVNADIHDLRAIYLDGEDREADPLGVKGLAELVLVGVAPAIANAVFHATGRRVRDFPITAEAML
- a CDS encoding TetR/AcrR family transcriptional regulator — its product is MSYSTDPRAARSREAILVAARELLASEGPGAVTHQRVSQEAGVGRATVYRHWPRSEQLLLDVMEGADLPLFKDPGKPVRPWLHRQLRQLADELMPPAVAGLSLAMMQSALWDAEMARRRDESTRTIQERIHAAVRSAVGGAELESDAEPADLVSMLVGPIVYRTAMQREVVPDGLIDRLLDGIGTWHP